GACAACCAACGCGATAGATCTTGAATTGATACATGAACTTTTCAATTATCTGAAAGCCGCAAAGAATGATACAGAAATATCGGGTCTGGTATTAACGAGCGCGAACGAGAAGTTTTTCTCCATAGGTTTTGATATCCCTGGATTGATCAACCTGGAAGAGAAGGATTTTTCGGAATTCTACCATGCATTCAATCAGCTCTGCATTGAAATGTATACGTTTCCCAAGCCGGTAGTGGCTGCGATCACCGGACACGCCGTTGCCGGTGGCTGCATCCTTACAATATGCTGTGACTATCGGTTCATTTCTGAAGGCAAGAAACTAATGGGGCTCAACGAGATCAAGCTCGGCGTGCCGCTGCCATATCCTGCGGAT
This genomic stretch from candidate division WOR-3 bacterium harbors:
- a CDS encoding enoyl-CoA hydratase/isomerase family protein; translated protein: MKHVEVVTDEDVAVVKLSRKTTNAIDLELIHELFNYLKAAKNDTEISGLVLTSANEKFFSIGFDIPGLINLEEKDFSEFYHAFNQLCIEMYTFPKPVVAAITGHAVAGGCILTICCDYRFISEGKKLMGLNEIKLGVPLPYPADCILRQIVDDRSVRKILDTGDFFPPAETLKMGLVDEVMPLQQVLPTSMGKIKSIVSFSLEAFRMIKQNRTEKVAAQIQAELT